In Marinobacter sp. es.048, the following proteins share a genomic window:
- a CDS encoding ATP-binding protein produces the protein MKVTLAFLLCYLLALFQSPLRAEPPQASPAPVLGKEELTWLEAQDRFRIGLRSDQVPLVFDTGNGVLAGTYIDYLARLSDKLGVAMEPIVLETGQDSGPVRSELATDAVLTTRMPGMPVVPGKRFTDPLMSLTYGVFVSAGDAAIRTLADLEGSRIAVIAGDPNQYPMLDPVEEFTPVPVSNVSEAVGQILSGQADAFLAPVPVVSDYLQSAMVNGIGLSVLLDNSQVDVVLRVDTDRDLLYQVLNKAVAAIGHNEHRTIRQSWLQADQPSLERSGLELSGSDMEWLKQHPDLKVAFRADWPPFEYTQDGRPTGLVPDLLTRLETELNVRFTRSVAGSRIDAEEKLRSGEVDILPGLSRTPRTEEAFLFTRAYLTVPIALAIRDDGRFIGDLRELRTERVGVVNRHAAHDYLLINHPNLDLYPMDTVEEGLLALSNGDLDVMVTHIPAVSYTVARLGLSNLRITSITPYQYDLRLAVRKDNPELHRVLNKALGSLEASETESIYNRWIHLDIEQETDYTVVRRVVLIAILVVLIFLYWNRKLSREVDERIRSENALRRSEDELRAAKLEAERLAREAEAASLAKSEFLANMSHEIRTPMNAVIGYSDLLSNSVTDPQQRNYLDAIRAGSRSLLMLINDILDLSRIEAGKMRLDFSAVSVRRLLDDVRHIFDLRAREQGITLEVSVDSRMPAAMMLDETRLRQVLFNLVGNAIKFTHDGGVTVRATAKPLKNLSANGEPATEAPERQYYKLIVTVSDSGIGIPQDQVERIFDAFEQQEGQNTRRYGGTGLGLAISRKLARMMGGELEVESEPGTGSVFTVTLPRVEATVEKAEDEGAPKESDRLLAQTLSIQERGWLREQLAADFGDEWEAVRESGDPEQMKDFARRVLAWGQRFRSRSVTRYGERLLADVEAFNLDAVNSVLEAFPKLLGRDE, from the coding sequence GTGAAGGTTACCCTTGCCTTTTTACTATGCTATCTGTTGGCGTTGTTTCAATCCCCCCTGCGGGCGGAGCCGCCGCAAGCATCGCCGGCCCCCGTGCTGGGCAAAGAGGAGCTGACCTGGCTGGAAGCGCAGGACCGATTTCGCATCGGTCTTCGCAGTGATCAGGTGCCGCTGGTTTTCGATACCGGCAATGGAGTGCTTGCCGGCACCTACATTGACTACCTTGCCCGGCTCTCGGACAAGCTGGGCGTCGCCATGGAGCCCATCGTCCTGGAAACCGGGCAGGATAGCGGCCCGGTCAGGAGTGAGCTGGCAACCGATGCGGTTCTGACCACTCGAATGCCGGGGATGCCGGTGGTGCCCGGCAAGCGTTTCACCGATCCCCTGATGTCTCTTACCTATGGCGTGTTCGTCAGCGCCGGCGACGCGGCCATCCGGACCCTCGCGGATCTTGAGGGCAGCCGGATTGCGGTTATTGCCGGTGATCCCAACCAGTATCCCATGTTGGACCCCGTCGAAGAGTTTACGCCGGTGCCGGTCAGCAACGTCAGCGAAGCCGTCGGCCAGATTCTCTCGGGGCAGGCCGATGCGTTTCTGGCGCCGGTGCCAGTGGTTTCCGATTACCTCCAGTCGGCGATGGTGAATGGTATCGGCCTGTCGGTATTACTCGATAACAGCCAGGTGGATGTGGTGTTGCGGGTGGATACCGATCGGGACCTTCTTTACCAGGTGCTGAACAAGGCCGTTGCCGCAATCGGCCATAACGAGCACCGTACCATCCGCCAGTCGTGGCTGCAGGCTGATCAGCCGTCCCTCGAACGAAGTGGCCTGGAACTGTCCGGGTCGGATATGGAGTGGCTCAAGCAGCATCCGGATCTGAAAGTCGCCTTTCGCGCGGACTGGCCGCCGTTTGAATACACTCAGGATGGCCGGCCCACCGGCCTGGTTCCGGATTTGCTGACCCGGTTGGAAACCGAGCTGAACGTGCGGTTTACGCGCTCTGTAGCTGGAAGCCGCATAGATGCTGAAGAGAAACTGCGTTCGGGCGAGGTGGATATTCTTCCCGGGTTGTCCCGGACGCCGCGCACCGAAGAGGCATTTCTGTTTACCCGGGCCTATCTGACCGTGCCCATCGCCCTTGCCATCCGGGACGACGGTCGCTTTATCGGAGATCTCCGCGAACTCCGCACGGAACGGGTGGGTGTGGTGAACCGGCATGCGGCCCACGATTACCTGCTGATCAATCATCCGAACCTGGATCTTTACCCGATGGACACGGTGGAGGAGGGGCTTCTGGCGCTATCCAACGGCGACCTGGATGTCATGGTTACCCATATTCCGGCGGTCAGTTACACAGTGGCCCGGCTGGGGCTGTCGAATCTCAGGATCACCAGCATCACTCCCTACCAGTACGATCTGCGATTGGCCGTGCGCAAGGACAACCCTGAGCTGCACCGGGTGCTGAACAAGGCGCTGGGCAGCCTCGAAGCCAGCGAGACAGAATCCATCTACAACAGGTGGATTCACCTCGATATCGAGCAGGAGACCGATTACACCGTGGTGCGGCGGGTAGTGTTGATCGCCATCCTGGTCGTGCTGATCTTCCTGTACTGGAACCGCAAGTTGTCGCGGGAGGTGGATGAGCGTATCCGGTCGGAGAATGCCCTGCGCCGGAGTGAAGACGAGTTGCGGGCTGCCAAGCTCGAAGCCGAGAGGTTGGCCCGGGAGGCGGAGGCCGCCAGCCTTGCCAAGAGTGAGTTCCTGGCCAATATGTCCCACGAAATACGAACGCCGATGAACGCGGTGATCGGCTACAGCGATCTGCTCAGCAACAGTGTTACCGACCCGCAGCAGCGCAATTACCTGGACGCCATCCGGGCGGGAAGTCGAAGTCTGCTGATGCTGATCAACGACATTCTGGACCTGTCCCGCATCGAAGCAGGAAAGATGAGGCTCGATTTCTCTGCCGTGTCGGTGCGCAGGCTTCTGGATGATGTTCGCCACATCTTTGATCTGCGGGCCCGGGAGCAGGGCATCACTCTGGAAGTGAGTGTCGACTCACGCATGCCCGCTGCCATGATGCTGGACGAGACCCGCCTGCGGCAGGTCCTGTTCAATCTGGTCGGCAATGCCATCAAGTTTACCCATGACGGTGGTGTGACGGTTCGGGCCACAGCCAAGCCCCTGAAGAACTTGTCCGCAAACGGGGAGCCAGCTACAGAAGCGCCGGAGCGCCAGTATTACAAGTTGATCGTCACGGTTAGCGATAGTGGGATCGGAATCCCGCAGGACCAGGTGGAGCGAATCTTTGATGCCTTTGAGCAGCAGGAGGGGCAGAACACCCGGCGTTATGGGGGTACCGGCCTCGGATTGGCTATCAGCAGGAAACTGGCCCGTATGATGGGCGGCGAGCTGGAAGTGGAGAGTGAGCCCGGCACAGGTTCGGTCTTTACGGTAACGCTGCCTCGGGTGGAAGCGACGGTGGAGAAGGCGGAAGACGAAGGAGCGCCGAAAGAATCAGATCGGCTGCTGGCCCAGACCCTCAGCATCCAGGAACGGGGCTGGCTCAGGGAGCAGCTTGCGGCGGACTTCGGTGATGAATGGGAAGCCGTAAGAGAGAGTGGCGATCCGGAGCAGATGAAAGACTTTGCCCGTCGGGTGCTGGCCTGGGGTCAGCGGTTCCGCTCACGGTCCGTGACACGCTACGGGGAAAGGCTGCTTGCTGATGTCGAGGCGTTCAATCTGGATGCGGTCAACAGCGTCCTTGAGGCGTTCCCGAAACTGCTTGGCCGCGATGAGTAA
- a CDS encoding DUF2789 domain-containing protein, producing the protein MDTSKHTLSTLFEQLGLASDAKSIEDFVARYSPLPSEVAIQDAPIWSESQSHFLEEGLEEDSDWAEVIDELDAMMRH; encoded by the coding sequence ATGGACACCAGCAAACACACCCTCAGTACTCTGTTCGAGCAACTAGGCCTGGCGTCCGACGCCAAAAGCATTGAGGATTTTGTCGCCAGGTACTCGCCTCTGCCAAGCGAGGTTGCCATCCAGGATGCTCCCATCTGGTCCGAAAGCCAGTCTCACTTCCTGGAAGAAGGCCTGGAGGAAGACAGCGACTGGGCGGAGGTGATCGACGAGCTGGACGCAATGATGCGTCACTGA